A portion of the Xylanivirga thermophila genome contains these proteins:
- a CDS encoding helix-turn-helix domain-containing protein: protein MNYKQLGKRIKEERLKKNLTQEQLAEAVEISSVYVSHIESGSAKASLKTLVGICNALGITPDFVLYDSLYKSREYINDEIANLLKDCSEDSLRLIAKLIKAVLEEQGGQKNKP from the coding sequence ATGAACTATAAGCAATTAGGCAAAAGGATAAAGGAAGAACGTCTGAAAAAAAACCTAACCCAGGAGCAGTTGGCTGAAGCAGTTGAAATTTCAAGCGTTTATGTGAGTCACATTGAAAGCGGGTCTGCAAAAGCAAGCCTTAAAACCCTCGTAGGTATCTGTAATGCCCTCGGTATAACCCCTGATTTTGTTCTTTATGATTCTTTATATAAATCAAGAGAATATATAAATGACGAAATAGCAAACCTTTTAAAAGACTGCTCTGAAGATAGTTTACGTTTAATTGCAAAACTGATTAAAGCCGTTTTAGAGGAGCAAGGCGGGCAAAAAAATAAGCCGTAA
- a CDS encoding S-layer homology domain-containing protein, whose amino-acid sequence MKRLMLFLIAALLFISIPVNAVAGQASTKHQFSDVKETDWFYPTVARLVEKGHIAGYTDGTFKPQNNIRVSEFTKILVSALDYQISVSKGGYWAEGYINQAKEIGIIQDGEFDDYDRYITRGEMARMVVRAGTGISAKDKGISFDIPENYKEYASLITDYSILKHESQEIALKIFASGIISGFPDGSFGFNKNATRAEACAILIRFLEKGQRKVPELPEKFDLKNAIINHVELDETKIDEDYGKHIINNSGSNVTVKLKGYTSYVYPYMGREYARGPEDTVYYAIYYDGNDEAKYGEIIRQADGFVLERVYPDGTYDEFTPPPLTEKQKQDFINKYDPAQVKKRILEEEKEMARKVDKTYSDLIEKDLVKLTKGDNYIIYTYTKPDKEAFKLISGADINYGNTVERDYDFNVESIKSNIDKILKNNEIKIHLRIYLIPYQCKDFPEGIIQYRNFNKDKSEYELRILLLNNETSMEEQFNIQFKKYLQEVKRYK is encoded by the coding sequence ATGAAAAGGTTGATGTTATTTCTAATAGCAGCACTGCTTTTTATTAGTATTCCAGTGAATGCAGTTGCTGGACAAGCATCAACAAAACATCAATTCTCTGATGTAAAAGAGACAGACTGGTTTTATCCGACAGTAGCAAGGTTGGTAGAAAAAGGACATATTGCAGGGTACACCGATGGAACTTTTAAACCACAAAATAATATTAGAGTATCGGAGTTTACTAAGATATTGGTTTCAGCCCTTGATTATCAGATAAGTGTATCAAAAGGCGGGTATTGGGCAGAAGGTTATATAAATCAAGCAAAAGAAATTGGAATTATTCAAGATGGTGAGTTTGATGATTATGACAGGTATATAACCCGTGGTGAAATGGCAAGGATGGTTGTAAGGGCGGGGACAGGAATAAGTGCTAAGGATAAAGGAATTAGTTTCGATATTCCTGAAAACTACAAAGAATATGCATCTCTGATTACTGACTACTCAATTCTTAAACATGAATCACAGGAAATTGCCTTAAAAATATTTGCTTCTGGAATTATATCAGGATTCCCAGACGGAAGTTTCGGGTTTAATAAAAACGCAACGAGAGCCGAAGCATGTGCTATCCTTATTAGGTTTCTTGAAAAAGGCCAAAGAAAAGTACCTGAATTGCCTGAGAAGTTTGATTTAAAAAACGCTATTATAAATCATGTTGAACTAGATGAAACTAAAATAGACGAGGATTATGGAAAACATATTATTAATAATAGCGGTTCGAATGTTACTGTAAAACTTAAGGGATACACTTCTTATGTATATCCTTATATGGGTAGAGAATACGCTCGTGGTCCAGAAGACACCGTTTATTATGCCATTTATTATGATGGTAATGATGAAGCAAAATATGGTGAAATTATTAGACAGGCAGATGGTTTTGTTTTAGAGAGGGTATATCCAGACGGAACCTATGATGAATTTACCCCACCACCACTTACGGAAAAACAAAAACAGGATTTCATTAACAAATATGACCCAGCACAAGTCAAAAAGAGGATACTAGAAGAAGAAAAAGAAATGGCAAGGAAAGTAGATAAGACATACAGCGATTTAATAGAAAAAGACCTTGTAAAACTTACCAAAGGGGACAATTATATTATTTATACGTATACTAAGCCTGATAAAGAAGCATTTAAACTAATTTCAGGAGCAGATATTAATTATGGAAACACTGTTGAAAGAGATTATGATTTTAATGTGGAAAGTATAAAAAGTAATATTGATAAAATATTAAAAAATAACGAAATTAAAATCCATCTAAGAATATATCTTATTCCTTATCAGTGTAAAGATTTTCCCGAAGGTATAATACAATATAGAAATTTCAATAAAGATAAGAGTGAATATGAATTACGTATTTTACTTCTTAACAATGAAACTTCTATGGAAGAACAGTTTAATATTCAGTTTAAAAAATATTTACAAGAAGTTAAAAGGTATAAATAA
- a CDS encoding S-layer homology domain-containing protein: MRKLCSLILIGTMLITGLLNPVMVHATSGLQFTDVKESDWFYKDVMELTKRGLISGYPDKTFKPNAQIHVDEFTKILISSVDANIEPSKGGYWANNYIEKAKELSIIQNGEFQNYTRYITRGEMARMIVRAGAGTSAKGKGINLDVPENYKEYSSLITDYLTLNSESQDVALKVFTSGIISGFPDGSFGFNKNATRAEASAIMMRFLDKDRRKIPELPKTVDFSNTLTVKEFTEMALKTVGKEPTMEYAQKMEYVRPSAEYPSYEKPILRREATLTMARIMDDLTDTPALFTSGKNDLFVEGITLNHRPNIGKLINGFGKEYFTLCDWKDYCGHIRDIRMITEKYQKEMVTLYLAGIINLDGNKELRPYDFLTKEEAKEWIDVCEEYRSLSSDEVLAKLLKNIRELEKKSMPEVEKPSNANLWRSTYPYVNKRLYEYPLKLDKESSFSVLNSYNVEIPSKILKRFKPMYEIYFNTRYTVDYRNLDAEARYYSTYIKESGTGNYEKRVLFYHNPAQSTNGYVDEHGNKRKLEDIILIDKAIKNEIEKYKKYKVVSQAELITDESLIYTSFADRCRATLRIIYYPPTDPNFLKEQGLEVGKWYEKDILIDMAIVTDGAEEFKDRWKFSPFNYSGHYDFGQYRPMEYLK; encoded by the coding sequence ATGAGAAAACTATGTTCCCTCATATTGATTGGAACGATGCTAATTACTGGTCTATTAAATCCAGTTATGGTACATGCAACTTCAGGACTTCAATTTACGGATGTTAAAGAAAGTGATTGGTTTTACAAAGATGTAATGGAATTAACAAAAAGAGGGTTGATTTCAGGATATCCTGATAAGACATTCAAGCCAAATGCTCAAATTCATGTGGACGAGTTTACTAAAATTCTAATTTCTTCCGTGGATGCAAATATTGAACCTTCTAAAGGTGGTTATTGGGCAAACAACTATATCGAGAAGGCTAAAGAACTAAGTATTATTCAAAATGGAGAATTTCAAAATTATACCCGATATATTACCCGTGGTGAAATGGCAAGGATGATTGTAAGGGCTGGGGCGGGAACAAGTGCTAAGGGAAAAGGGATAAACCTTGATGTTCCCGAGAACTACAAAGAATATTCTTCCCTTATTACTGACTACTTGACTCTTAACTCTGAATCTCAAGATGTTGCCTTAAAAGTATTTACATCAGGAATTATTTCAGGATTCCCAGATGGAAGTTTTGGGTTCAATAAAAATGCTACAAGAGCCGAAGCCAGTGCTATTATGATGAGATTTCTGGATAAAGACCGAAGAAAAATTCCTGAGTTACCTAAAACAGTAGATTTTAGCAATACTTTAACTGTAAAAGAATTTACTGAAATGGCTTTAAAGACTGTCGGTAAAGAACCTACTATGGAATATGCTCAAAAAATGGAGTATGTAAGACCTTCGGCAGAATATCCATCTTATGAAAAGCCTATTTTAAGAAGAGAAGCCACTTTAACAATGGCAAGAATTATGGATGATTTAACAGACACGCCTGCTTTATTTACTTCGGGCAAAAATGATTTATTTGTAGAGGGTATTACCTTGAATCATAGACCTAATATTGGTAAATTGATTAATGGTTTCGGTAAGGAATATTTTACTTTATGTGATTGGAAAGATTACTGCGGTCATATTAGAGATATTCGTATGATAACAGAGAAATATCAAAAAGAAATGGTTACTTTGTATTTGGCGGGTATCATTAATCTTGATGGTAATAAGGAATTAAGACCATATGATTTTTTAACTAAGGAAGAAGCAAAAGAGTGGATTGATGTTTGTGAGGAATACCGTTCATTAAGTTCCGATGAAGTTTTGGCAAAATTGCTTAAAAATATTCGGGAATTAGAAAAAAAATCTATGCCAGAAGTAGAAAAACCATCAAATGCTAATTTGTGGCGTTCAACTTATCCTTATGTAAATAAAAGGCTGTATGAATATCCATTAAAGTTGGACAAAGAATCTTCTTTCTCGGTATTAAATTCCTATAATGTTGAGATTCCTTCTAAGATATTAAAACGATTTAAACCAATGTATGAAATATACTTTAATACGAGGTATACAGTTGATTACAGAAATTTAGATGCTGAAGCAAGATACTATAGCACATATATTAAAGAGAGTGGAACAGGCAATTACGAAAAAAGGGTGCTTTTTTATCATAATCCTGCACAATCTACTAATGGTTATGTAGATGAACACGGCAATAAAAGAAAACTTGAAGATATAATTTTAATAGATAAGGCAATTAAGAATGAAATTGAAAAATATAAAAAGTATAAAGTCGTTTCACAGGCAGAACTAATAACAGATGAATCATTAATCTATACAAGTTTTGCAGATAGGTGCAGGGCGACATTAAGAATAATTTATTATCCACCAACAGACCCTAACTTTTTAAAAGAACAAGGACTAGAGGTTGGTAAGTGGTATGAAAAAGATATATTGATAGATATGGCAATTGTGACTGATGGAGCAGAAGAGTTTAAAGATAGATGGAAGTTTTCTCCTTTTAATTATTCTGGACATTATGATTTTGGTCAATATAGACCTATGGAGTATCTTAAATAG
- a CDS encoding tyrosine-type recombinase/integrase, whose amino-acid sequence MDTKEYYLDAFIDYLNKNDKSPGTVTTYTTNIRYFIRYYVESYSEEFTPENVIMMDLQDYRNYLLNVKRQKASTINNKIAALKEYFFFLQSNGITKNNPAENIKKIRVNKPTAPKSFSNSDFKKIKRYVYKSQNELWISIFELLSKTGIRVSELINIRLTDINMGDRSGNLRVIGKNQKERNVPLHVDARKAIADYLKVRDEKSISSDYLLLSERKAPFTRSGIFKILKRWENDTNIKIHPHMFRHHFAIQLLNNPNANADINTVQYLLGHESIESSAIYLKVRQEDLEKSIDAIADY is encoded by the coding sequence ATGGATACAAAGGAATATTACTTGGATGCTTTTATAGATTATTTAAATAAAAACGATAAATCACCTGGTACAGTAACAACTTACACCACCAATATTAGATATTTCATACGATACTACGTTGAATCCTATTCTGAAGAATTTACTCCTGAAAATGTAATTATGATGGACTTACAGGATTATAGAAATTATCTTCTTAATGTCAAACGCCAAAAAGCATCTACTATAAATAATAAAATTGCAGCACTGAAGGAATATTTCTTCTTTCTGCAAAGCAATGGCATTACTAAAAACAACCCTGCTGAAAACATTAAAAAAATAAGGGTAAATAAGCCTACCGCTCCAAAAAGTTTTTCTAACTCAGACTTTAAGAAAATCAAAAGATATGTGTATAAAAGTCAAAATGAATTGTGGATTTCAATTTTTGAACTATTATCCAAAACAGGTATAAGGGTCTCAGAATTAATCAATATCCGCCTTACCGATATAAATATGGGTGATAGGTCAGGAAATCTGAGAGTTATCGGAAAAAATCAAAAAGAAAGGAATGTCCCTCTCCATGTAGATGCGAGAAAGGCTATTGCTGATTATTTAAAAGTAAGAGATGAAAAATCCATCTCTTCTGATTATCTTCTACTTAGCGAAAGAAAGGCGCCCTTCACTCGTTCAGGTATTTTTAAGATACTCAAGCGTTGGGAAAACGACACAAATATTAAAATTCACCCCCACATGTTCAGACATCACTTTGCAATTCAACTTCTAAACAACCCCAATGCAAATGCTGATATAAATACCGTTCAATATTTACTTGGACATGAATCTATTGAGAGTAGCGCTATTTATCTCAAAGTAAGGCAAGAAGATTTAGAAAAGAGCATTGATGCTATAGCAGATTATTAA
- a CDS encoding sigma-70 family RNA polymerase sigma factor: MNESNINKTNLSKGALIRVLPPSKHQTSESRYFADSHLKNVYRFYRQNGYESYSSFSDFLSDLEEQNPDCIIKTFLTVYKGLKECSIYPFFKNTDRYICKSIEEQNFIEEIIEETYYHVFYTLKDKLDVSKVKGLDQLGTYIKIAIKHKAHLDRAIKSFNRTIPVDFSDIKYRPIIGDDNMDNNYIMKETRMIIRRVIDDYLKGKDKIDTLIIVNHLMKHGIAYGDFTDNRWSLKRIAYICGVTERTVQYRKKRIIKELTEIYNKEIHPLISD, from the coding sequence ATGAACGAATCAAACATTAACAAAACCAATCTTTCCAAAGGTGCACTGATACGTGTGCTACCTCCAAGTAAACATCAAACTTCTGAAAGCAGATACTTTGCAGATAGTCATTTAAAAAATGTATATAGATTTTATAGGCAAAATGGATATGAATCATATTCAAGTTTTAGTGACTTTCTTTCAGATTTAGAGGAGCAAAATCCAGATTGTATTATTAAAACCTTTTTAACCGTCTATAAGGGGCTAAAAGAATGCAGCATCTACCCATTTTTCAAAAATACTGATAGGTATATTTGCAAATCAATTGAGGAACAAAATTTCATTGAGGAAATTATTGAAGAAACCTATTACCATGTATTTTACACTCTCAAAGACAAACTTGATGTTAGTAAGGTAAAAGGCCTTGACCAATTAGGAACTTACATAAAAATAGCCATTAAACACAAAGCACATTTAGATAGGGCGATAAAATCTTTTAACCGTACAATACCTGTAGATTTTTCAGATATTAAGTATAGACCTATCATAGGAGACGATAACATGGATAATAACTATATTATGAAGGAAACCCGTATGATAATTCGCAGGGTGATAGACGATTATTTAAAGGGTAAGGATAAAATTGATACTCTAATTATAGTTAACCACCTCATGAAACACGGTATTGCTTATGGTGATTTTACTGACAATAGGTGGTCCTTAAAAAGAATCGCCTATATTTGTGGTGTAACGGAAAGGACCGTTCAATATAGGAAGAAAAGAATTATTAAAGAACTTACCGAAATCTATAATAAGGAAATCCATCCTTTAATATCTGATTAA
- a CDS encoding toprim domain-containing protein, with product MFTFRLNLKTKEVYEDMLKLYNEHFSTKFTITSILPYAVDHFIKYGNMKYLKHYNLIKNYHNQEFLLEKELYIQVKKLQNNDITLQDILNYALNLYIVPFKAGFIKKSINLNRMLLILNHFHFITNGYKIKQASRGSSEYETEFIITNCPLCSHDSFYVNPDNMQVGCYKDKCKANFSNNLDVIGLIQITHKQRYPDIINTIYDVAINNYKDNLPKIEKLQTGIVKNIGRKKSIRTRVEELEKLIKASLSEETTADLNTEVSELKKELDEIIKKENKEKKYINIKNHILMRNGIKKYDYLLEKGFKKDVLEELDIFYLGENITKDYQTNSMRYRICFPVYSATGELVGIQARSIIDDDNSRSEFLKEDCLFKVYWGAVTKISLYERYSDARLYPEPTLEDKYSAQIWKKINNKLLNSCGFNKSEHLYLLNRYVEKNHKETTRVIIVEGLKDAVKLYSYNLNSTAVVSSMGCSLSDEQIELLKEYFPGAEIILGYDQDYSGVEGNIKAYNKLTDAGFNKITFLQYPSGTKDFGDFTGDMGTRTYIVDVLKNRKPFNIYIMDMIKLGLLLDKQLLFSSKRFTL from the coding sequence ATGTTTACCTTTAGATTAAACTTAAAAACCAAGGAAGTCTATGAAGACATGCTAAAACTTTATAATGAGCATTTTAGTACAAAATTTACCATAACCTCTATTCTTCCTTATGCTGTAGACCACTTCATAAAGTATGGAAATATGAAGTACTTAAAACATTATAATCTAATTAAAAATTATCATAATCAGGAATTTTTGTTGGAGAAGGAACTTTATATACAGGTAAAAAAACTACAAAATAATGATATTACCCTTCAAGACATCCTAAACTATGCCCTAAACCTATATATTGTACCTTTTAAGGCTGGATTTATAAAAAAATCAATAAACTTAAATAGGATGCTGCTTATTTTAAACCACTTCCATTTTATAACTAACGGCTATAAAATTAAGCAGGCAAGTAGAGGTAGCAGTGAATATGAAACTGAATTTATTATAACTAACTGCCCCCTATGTAGTCATGACAGTTTCTATGTAAACCCTGATAACATGCAGGTTGGGTGTTATAAAGACAAATGCAAGGCTAATTTTTCAAATAATCTTGACGTGATTGGCTTAATCCAAATTACTCATAAACAGAGATACCCCGATATCATTAACACCATTTATGATGTTGCAATAAATAACTATAAGGACAACCTACCTAAAATTGAAAAACTCCAAACAGGCATAGTAAAAAACATCGGTAGGAAGAAAAGCATAAGGACAAGGGTAGAGGAATTAGAAAAACTAATTAAAGCATCTCTTAGCGAAGAAACCACAGCAGATTTGAATACGGAAGTTTCTGAACTAAAAAAAGAATTAGATGAGATTATTAAAAAAGAAAATAAAGAGAAAAAATATATTAATATTAAAAATCATATCCTTATGAGAAACGGCATCAAAAAGTACGACTATCTTTTGGAAAAAGGTTTTAAAAAAGATGTGCTGGAAGAATTGGATATCTTCTATCTTGGGGAAAATATTACAAAAGACTACCAAACTAATTCAATGCGGTACCGAATATGCTTTCCTGTCTATTCTGCTACTGGAGAACTTGTTGGTATTCAGGCGAGAAGTATTATTGATGATGATAACAGCCGTTCAGAATTCCTAAAGGAAGATTGCCTGTTTAAAGTTTATTGGGGAGCGGTCACTAAAATATCTCTATATGAAAGGTATTCAGATGCCAGATTATATCCTGAACCTACTCTGGAAGACAAATACAGTGCCCAAATATGGAAAAAAATAAACAATAAGTTGCTCAATAGTTGTGGTTTCAATAAATCAGAACACCTCTATCTCCTTAATAGATATGTCGAGAAAAATCATAAAGAAACTACAAGGGTTATTATTGTAGAAGGATTAAAGGATGCGGTAAAACTTTATTCCTATAATCTTAATTCTACAGCAGTGGTAAGCAGTATGGGCTGTAGTTTATCGGATGAACAAATAGAACTCCTAAAAGAATACTTCCCTGGTGCAGAAATAATTCTCGGTTATGACCAAGACTATTCAGGGGTTGAAGGAAATATTAAGGCCTACAATAAACTTACTGATGCTGGTTTTAATAAAATCACTTTTCTTCAATATCCTAGCGGAACAAAAGACTTCGGTGATTTTACTGGAGATATGGGCACCCGTACTTATATAGTAGATGTTTTAAAAAACAGAAAACCATTTAATATTTACATTATGGACATGATTAAATTAGGGCTACTGCTGGATAAGCAACTGTTATTTAGTAGTAAAAGATTTACATTATAG
- a CDS encoding TnsA endonuclease C-terminal domain-containing protein, with product MAKKNAGWNEDKLNRWIKEGRGQGEGRDYKPWITVTDFPSQGRCARVKGIKTGRVHHFLSDIQREYFYLLEFDEANIIFDIKESYPLLDFYDVVQDTQDLNKQYFKDKNTGLPYVLTTTFLITIKSLNGGVEYVARSVKAASELERKTTLEKLEMERRYWQAKSIDWSIVTEKDINSVKAKNIEWALSSIHAIPDMGLSKQEIIELGAALQLRLYSNKDSSIRSIVTGLEVDYALDEGTGLFLFRYLVAIKAVRLNMNIPIDLSSPASVIKFDEIMEEDLKSVSS from the coding sequence GTGGCCAAAAAAAATGCTGGTTGGAATGAAGATAAATTAAATAGATGGATAAAGGAAGGCAGAGGACAGGGGGAAGGCAGGGATTATAAACCTTGGATTACGGTAACGGATTTTCCTTCACAGGGAAGGTGTGCCCGTGTAAAGGGAATTAAAACGGGTAGGGTTCATCATTTTCTATCGGATATACAAAGAGAATATTTTTATTTATTGGAATTCGATGAGGCAAATATTATTTTTGATATTAAAGAGTCTTATCCTTTGCTTGATTTTTATGATGTAGTTCAAGATACACAAGATTTGAATAAGCAATACTTTAAAGACAAAAATACAGGATTGCCATATGTTCTTACTACAACTTTTCTAATTACGATAAAATCTCTAAATGGAGGTGTAGAATATGTCGCCAGAAGCGTGAAGGCAGCATCGGAATTAGAACGAAAGACAACTCTTGAAAAGTTGGAAATGGAAAGGCGGTATTGGCAGGCAAAATCTATCGATTGGTCTATTGTTACAGAAAAAGATATAAATTCTGTAAAGGCGAAAAACATAGAATGGGCACTTTCTTCAATACATGCCATCCCAGATATGGGACTTTCCAAACAAGAGATAATAGAACTTGGTGCTGCACTTCAATTAAGACTTTATTCTAACAAAGATTCATCTATAAGAAGTATAGTAACTGGACTTGAGGTTGATTACGCCTTAGATGAAGGTACAGGCTTATTTTTATTTCGCTATTTAGTTGCCATAAAGGCTGTGAGACTTAATATGAACATACCTATAGATTTAAGCAGTCCTGCCAGTGTAATAAAATTTGATGAAATTATGGAGGAGGATTTAAAAAGTGTTAGTAGTTAA